The region TTTTTAGTAACTAATTTTTCTATTGTTATAGGAAGTTGTTTGCATAATTTTAAAAATGCAATTTTATCGCCAGTTACAATTTCGTAAAATTTATCAATAGATATCCTTCGTAAGCTTTCATTAGACTGTTGTTTAATTTTATCAAGCGTAATAATCCAAGGGATATTTTGTGATTTAATAGCGATTATTTCAACTAAAGCACAAATACTACTATCTTTATCTTTAGAATTTAGCAAGTGATTTTGCATTCTCATATAAGTTTTTGCCGATGAAGAACTATTCATTGTATTATGTTTATTTTTAAGCTCTATATAATATGTTTTATTAAAATCTTTAAAAATAATATCCCAACCTTCTTTTGGAACTTCACAATTTTTAATAAATTTAAAAATATTTTGATGAAAATATCCTATCGAATTACTATTACTTTTATCTCTTTGACGATGAATCTCATAATTAATTATTTCTTCATAACTTTTATTAAAAGCATATTTATCAAATAATAGTTTTATAGGGTCAATTAAATTTGAATTAAAAGTTTTTAAATCAATTGAATTTAAACTGCTTTCATATTCTTTTAATACATCTAGTACTAAATTTTCAAAATCACTTTGCTTTATAAAGTCTAAATAATATTTATTATCCATCATAACTCCTTTAAAGTTTTAATAATCTCTAAACCAACAGCTTTAGCTAAATTACAAGGAACAGCATTGCCGATTTGTTTATATTTTGAAGCAATTGAACCCATAAATTCCCATTCATCTGGAAAACTTTGAATTCTAGCATTTTCTCTTACGCTAAATGGTCTTACTTCAAGCGGATGGCATCTTTCTGTTTGTTTCATTTGTGGAGTTGTAAGGACGGTAAGACTTGGTTCGTCTAAACTTAACCTTCTTAAAATTCCCGTCCTTCCACCGCCCATATTCCAACAATTTTTCATATATTCTTTAGCAATTTTAGGGTCAATATCCTTCCAGTATCCACCAGCTGGAACAAGAGTAAAAATTTTTTCTTTTTCTTTGGAATATTTAGCACACTCGCTTTTAGGAACATCTTTTAAAACATCCCTTAAAACAAGTTTTTTATCACTTTGCTTAGGAAAATTAAAATTAATTTTATCTATTAAATCATTTCTAATTCCTACCACTATTAATCTCTCTCTTTTTTGAGCTACTTCGTAATCAAGTGCATTTAATACTTGATGTTGTACTGAATAATTTTGTTCTCTAAACACATCACAAATAACCTTAAAAGTATTGCCTTTATCATGAGTTAATAATCCTTTTACATTTTCAAACAAAAACATCTTTGGCTGTAATTTATGTAAAAATATAGCATAGTGATAAAACATAGTTCCACGAGTATCAAGAAGACCAAGTCTTTTACCAGCATAACTAAAACTTTGACAAGGCGCTCCACCAGAAATCAAATCGAGCTCATATTTTTTAATATCAAATAATTTCTCTAAATCTTTATTAGCAACTTTTTCAATATCGTCACATATTACATTCCAATTTTTTCTATTATGTTTTAAGGTATTAGCTGCATTTTTATCAATCTCAATAAGTCCTAAATGAGAAAACCCAGCCATTTCAAGCCCAAGTGCCAAGCCACCAGCTCCTGCAAAAAGTTCTATGCTTTTATAAATCATTAAAATCCTTAAGTATTTTTATCATATTAACTGAAAAAATTAAATTCATACAATTATGCATTATTTATAAAAAAAAAGAGCAGTTTAATTGTAAAGCCACAGGATTTTGTAAAGCAAACAGTATTAAGCATAATTTTTTACCAATAGCTCACGAGTATATTTTCGTGTTTAGAAAATAAAAACCAAATTCCTATTTCAAATTCTTGATTTTTCGCATTGCTAGAATATAGACTAAAATAAATGAAAGTAAAAATAATCTATTCATATATTCATAAAAAATACCGCTTCTATCAAAGCAAATAATTTGAATATAAAAAGCTATAAAAGATATTAGAGTGATTATTTTTGTAATTGCTCTAATGTTTGATTTATAGTGATTTAATAAATAAAATATATCAATATAAATAATAGGCATTATTATTATGCTAAGTTCAGTTAATGCCATTATAAACACTATTCCAACGATAAAAATAGTTAAAACAATAGTAATACCAAGATAAAAACTAAAAGGTATTATCAAATTAGTCTTACTAGCAATTGAGCTAAAATCTAAAGTTAAAAAATAAGCTAAAGAGCGTTTTGGAGTAATCTCATTAAAATGCCTTTCTTTTATCATTGATAAAATCAGTGCAAGTATGAAAAAAATAATAAAACCAATGGCTTTATAATTAATTGAAAGTATAAAATTATCTTCTAAATAAACCCTAAGCCAATGAAAGCATACTAAATAATAATCAATAAGATAAAACGCTATTATTACAATGATAGTTTTGATTATTTTATTTTTTGTGATTGAATTAAGCCTTTGTAAAGTGCTAAGAATTAGTATAAAATCAATAGCAAGATAAAAATTAGCATATAAACCCTGAAAAATAATTTGAGAATAACTCATAAAATCATTTTTAATAAAAGCAAAATCTACATTATTAGCTAAAACTAAACGCACAAATCTTGAAAACTCTATCAAACAATAAAACAAGCCAAATGCTAAAATCGGAAAAATAAAAACCATAAAGGCATACGAACGCCTACTCATAGTAGCTCTTAAATCAAAATTAGCTACATTAATCAAAGCTTCTTTTATGCAATTCATTTTGTATACCCCCCCCCATTAACAACTCACAAATATCAACACCTAAAACTTTGCTTATATTATAAATATGCTCTAGGTTAAAATGTTTGCCGTTTTTGTTGTTTTCGCAATTTGAATAAAAGGCTATTGATTTTATGCCTATACTTAGGGCCAAATCTAGTTGGCTTATGTTTTTTTCGGTTCTAAATTTTTTAACATTACTTGATACTAATTTATAAAATTCTTCTATTTCTTCAGTGTTTTTCATACATTATCCTATAGGTAAAATCTAATAATTTAAACGATATAAAATTTAAAATCTATATCCTATAAGATGAATTAATGTATTTATGATAAATTTGATTTTAAATTTATTTAAGGAGAAAAAATGAAAAAATTATTTTTGTTTTATTTTGTGTATTTTTTGTAGTTGGTTGTGGGTCGGATAGTCCTGATAGTGTTGCTAAAAATTTTATTGAATATTTAAATAAAGGCGACATAGAAAAAGCATTTAAATGCACTGAGTTTATAGAGCTAGAAGATGATGAAGATAAAGCTTATGCTAAAGATAAACTTAATCGTATGTCAAAAATTTTTTAAATCATTCAAATGAACAAGGTGGCTTTAAAAATGTAGAAATAGCTAGCTCTAACATAGATAACGATACTGCACAAGTAAGATTACAAATCAATTTAAAAATGGCACAAGCGAATCAAGGGATTTTAATCTTTACAAAAAAGATGGTAAATGGTATTTAGATTTTGGATATATATCATCAAAGAAAGATGATGAAGAGATAGCAAAATCAGCAGTCAACCTTGCTTCTCTTATAGATGATTTAAAATCTTACTATGCTAAAAAGGGAGCTTTTAGTAATAATATTAAAGAAATGACAGTTGTACCAATAAATGAAAACGGGGAATTTTATGTAAGCAATCACCCTTGCTTAAAAATAGATACAAAAGACAAATCTATCATTATCACAAACATAAACAAAAACAGCAATAAGCTTTGCACAAAAATATTGCAATTGGATATCATTCAGCAAATTCTAAACAAAGTTGATTTAAGCAAGAAAAATTCTATTACAATCAATTTATAGTAATAACTTTTTGTTTTATAAGTGTATTTTAGGCTTACAGCAAACTAGCCTAAAATACACAAAATAATTTTAAACAATTAAATTTCATCTTATCTTTACATATATTTGTGATTTTAATTTGACTTTTTAAAAGCCAAAATTTTACATATTTTCAAATAAACTTTTGTTTAAATATGTTTGTCTTAATGCAATAATTTGCAATACTGCAGGAAAAGTTACTCTATAAGCAGGTCCAGCAATGTCCCAAGCAGTCCAAAACCCAGTAATAATCCAGCCAATAGGACCTGCTGCAAGAGACAAGGTTCTAGCAATTGCTGCATTTCCTGCTAATCTTAATCCATGTCCAAATAGTATTCTCCAAACAAAGTTAATTAATTTAAGTGTAAACACATAAGATTTAAAACCACCTAATCTAAATACTGTAATCCCTATTGTAGCAAGTCCTTGTGCTTTTAGTTGTGTGTATTCTATACCAAATTCTTTTGCAAGCTCTTTTAGTTGTTCATCACTTAATTGTGTTTGCATATCTTCTAAAATTTTTTGCAAAAGATTTGTTTCTATCGTAGTTGTACTAGAATTTTTATTATAATTTACTCCTTGTTTATCACAAACATCGCATAAAATTTCTCTATATAAAACTCCTTCATTAAATCTCAAAAAATTAGCAAAGCTATTTCCACCAAATTTTTGCAATTCTTCTGCCAAATCTTCCCAATATTTAGAATAATCTTCACCATATCTTTTATAGTTTGTTCCTACTGTGATTGATTCTGTAAGTCTCAATTCTCCATCTTTAGGATCTTTTATCAATACATCTGCAAGCCCTTTCAGCTCATCACTGCTTAATTTACTTAAAAACTCTAAGTCTTTATCATATCTATAAGCCATTTACTCTCCTTAATTATTAAAATAGATGTTATTTTACCCCCCCCCCTAACTTAAAAAAACATTAATATATATAATGTAACAAAAAGGAGTTTAAATGAGAGAATATTTAGCAACTTATATAGATAAAGATTATAAAGCATTTCACAAAAAACTAGTTTTTACAAAATACGAGATTTTAGGAATTCACTCTAAATTACTTAAAGACTATGTAAAAAATCTTCAAAAAGGGCATAAAGCTGTATTTGATATAAAAAGCAATAATACTATATAAATATGGCTAGGGCTTGATAGGTGCTTTTGGCTAATGAATTTAAATTAAGAATTTCGTTTTTAAAATCGCATAATTTAGACAAAAATACGCTTAAATTAACCATACAAAAATGTAAAGTTAATTACCAAAAAATAATTTATAAATTTTATCAAATTGCAAAAACCATAAAAATTAACTTATTCTTAAAATATCAATAAAATTTCTTACAATAAAACTATTGATATGAATATAATAAAATCTAATATTCTACAAATACCACAAATAAAAATATCCAAAACATAAAAACCTATCAAAATACTAGCGACGATAGATTGTTTTAACATTGAATTTAATTTATAAATTTATTATAATTGCCATAGTTTTTTAATATCATTTTAAAATACCAAAAAACAAATAGTTATAATCTAAATTTCTCTAATCTTATTGCTAATTACAACTATAAAAATAATTATAAACAAGCAAATAAGATTAAAAATGTTTATTTTTAGTTTTAAAAAATAGATCAAATATTAAATATTTTTCGCCTTACTACCAAAAAACATTAAAGTATCATTTTTAACATTATTCATATCAAAACTAAAAATTTGTTCTAAACTAGAGCATTCAAAAAACATACCTTGCATATTTTTTACATTACTAGTATTGAAATTTAAAGGTTTATTAAAATTAATACAATGCGCAAACATCCATTCCATATTTGTAACACTACTTGTATCAAATTTTAATTCTTCATTAAAATACGAACAACCAAAAAACATCATACTCATATCAGCTACCCTGCTTGTATCCCAAGTATTTATCCCACTAAAATCTTTTCTTTTACTATCGTTAAAAAGTCCACTCATATCAATTATTAAACTAGTATCAATATCAGCTAAATTGATGCTATTATCTTTTAATATCTCTTGTAATTGCTCTTTTGTGCTAGGTCTTAACATATTGCATCCACCATACTTTTAACATACTCTCCTATAAATTGAGGAGCGTTTTTTCCATGCTTTTCTAATAATTTTACAATAGCTGAACCAACTATTATTCCATCGGCAATTTTACTAATCTCTTTTGCTTGAGTCGGTGTTGAAATCCCAAAACCTATAGCACAAGGTAAATTTGAATGTTTTTTTATGACTTTTACAATGGAGCTTAAATCCGTATTTATGTTTGCTCTTTCTCCAGTAACTCCTAAAGATGACACAAGATATATAAACCCACTTGCATCTTTTGCTATCATTTTTATCCTATCATTTGAAGTTGGTGCGATAAGTGATATTAAAGCCACATCGTATTTTAAAGAATACTCTAAAAACTCGCCTTTTTCTTCATAAGGCAAATCAGGCAAAATTATCCCACTAATTCCTACATCTTTACACTTTTTAAAAAATTCATCACTTCCATAAGAAAAAACCACATTAGAATAAGTCATAAAAACAAGCGGCACATTAACGCTAAGCTCTTTAACCATATCAAAGATTTTATCCGTTGTAACACCATTAGCTAAAGCTCTTGCATTTGCTTCTTCAATCACTTCGCCTTCAGCCGTAGGGTCTGAAAATGGAATTCCTAGCTCAATTAAACTTGCCCCATTTAGCTGCATTTCCTTAATCGCTTCTTTAGTAGTATCTAAATCAGGGTCGCCACAAGTTATAAAGCCTATGAAAGCTTTTTTATCCATAAACGCATTTTTTATCTTATTCATAAATATTTTCTCCTTTATATCTAGCAATAGCAGCACAATCTTTATCGCCCCTACCTGAAAGCGTAACTACAATTATGCTATCTTTTGGCATTTTTGGTGCGATTTGCATAGCGTGATATACTGCGTGTGCTGATTCAATCGCAGGGATAATTCCTTCAACTTTAGTTAAATACTCAAACGCCTCCACAGCTTGTGCGTCCGTAACGCCAACATATTTTGCTCTTTTTATATCGTGCAAATACGCATGCTCAGGTCCAACCCCAGGATAATCAAGCCCCGCCGAGATAGAATAAACAGGTGCAATTTGACCATATTTATCTTGACAAAAATACGATTTCATTCCATGAAATATCCCAACGCTTCCTACATTTATCGTTGCAGCTGTTTTAGGGGTATTTATCCCATCTCCTGCAGCCTCGCAACCTATAAGCTCCACATCTTTATCATCTATAAAATGATAAAAACTTCCAATAGCATTAGAACCACCACCAACACAAGCTAAAACAGCGTTTGGTAGCTTGCCTTCAATTTCTAAAATCTGCTCTTTTATCTCTTTAGAAATCACTGCTTGAAAATCTCTTACCATAGTTGGAAACGGGTGTGGTCCCATAACAGAGCCAAGACAATAATGAGTATCATGCATTCTACTAACCCATTCTTTTAGCGTTGCTGATACGGCGTCTTTTAGTGTAGCTGTGCCACTTTTAACAGCTATTACTTTTGCTCCAAGTAATTTCATACGATAAACATTTAGCGCTTGTCTTATGGTATCTTCTTCACCCATATAAACTACACACTCCATTCCAAAAAGTGCCGCTGCAGTTGCAGTCGCCACTCCGTGCTGACCTGCTCCAGTTTCAGCTATTAGCCTAGTTTTTCCCATCTTTTTAGCTAAAAGCGCTTGACCTAAAACATTGTTTATCTTATGTGCTCCTGTGTGGTTTAAATCTTCTCTTTTAAGATAAATTTTTGCTCCACCTAAATCCTTTGTCATAGATTTTGCATAATATAGCCTTGATGGGCGATTTGCATAATCGTTTAATAAATTTTGCAATTCCTGATTGAAATTCTCATCATTTTTATAAAATTCATAAGCTTTTTCTAGCTCAATTACTGCATTCATAAGTGTTTCTGGCATATATTGTCCGCCGTGTATCCCAAAACGACCTTTCATTCTCACTCCTTGTATAAAATCTTTTACCATTTTTTCATCTTTAAAGCCATTTATTTCAACCCCCGAACTAATATCTAGTGCATAAGGGTTTAGCTTTTTTGCTTTGTATAAATTGCTGTAATTTAGCCCACCTGCTAAAAAATACTCTCTATTAAATCCAGCCAAAAGCCCCCAATCAAAGCTTTTTCCACTTCCTGCTACTTTATAATCAAGCAAAACATAATCAGCACTTGATTTTAAAGCTTTTTCTAAGTCTGCTTTATCGTTTATCCCGTAAGCTTTTATGATAGGCTTACTTGTTAGGCTTTTTAGTTCTTTTATATAATCATCATCTTCATTTGCGTGAAGCTGTATAATGTCTATAAAATCAAGAGCTTTGCAAATTTCGTTTGTTTTGGCGTCACAAAACACCCCAACGCTTAAAATATCTTTATCTAAATCATTTTTTAGGCTTTTTGCCGTATCAAAATCAATATATCTTTTGCTATTTTTAGCAAAAATAAAACCTACAAAATCAGGTTTATAAGCATTCATAATCCTTATTTCATCAAGGTTTTTTATCCCACAAATCTTAACTTTACTCATAAAAGTGCTTTTAATTCTTTAAGTTTTTGTGCTTTATCATTTGCTTTCATCAAGCTTTCACCTATCAAAGCTCCGTTTACGCCACCAAGTGCTAGAGTTTTTATATCATTTGCGTCTTTTATGCCACTTTCTGCTATAAAAATCACATCATTTGGGACTAATTTTCTAAGATTTAGGCTATTGTTTGTATCTACACTAAAATCTTTTAGATTTCTATTATTTACGCCGATTATTTTTGCACCAACCTTTAAGGCTTTTTTGATTTCATCTTCATCGTGAGCTTCAACTAAAGCACAAATGCCTAAATCATCACATATTTTAAGGTATTCTTTAAGCTTTATTTCATCTAAAACCGAGCAAATAAGTAGTACAGCACTTGCCCCTAATAGCCTTGCTTCATAAATCATATAGCTATCTATTATAAAATCTTTTCTAAGCGTTGGAATAGATATATTTTGTGAGATTTGCTCAAGGTATAAATTATCTCCTAAAAACCATTTAGGTTCAGTTAAAACTGACACTGCATTTGCACCAGCACTTTCATAATCTTTTGCAATTTTTAAATAATCAAATTCGTTTGCAATGATACCTTTAGAAGGAGATGCCTTTTTACACTCGCAAATAAAGGCAAAATCAGTATTTTTAAGACTATTATAAAAGCTAAAATCTCCTTTTTTAACCTTTAGTGCTTTTTCTTTAACCTCATCAAAACCCATTATTTTCTTGGCTTCTTGCACCCTGATTGTCGCATAATCACAAATTGCAGTTAAGATATTCATTTTTTACTCATTGCTTATTTTTATTAAATCCTCTAAAGTTTTTAAGGCTTTTTTAGATTTTATAAGTTCATTTGCTAAATTTATACCGTCTTTTAAAGTATCGACTTTGCCACCTACATAAAGTGCTGCACCGGCGTTAAGTAAAACTACATTTTTTCTATGTCCTTCTTCGCCACTAAGAATACTTCTAGTAATTTGTGCGTTTTCTTTAGCGTCGCCACCTAAAATATCACTTTTAAGACATCTTTTTAAGCCAAAATCTTCAGGCTTAATGGTGTAGCTTTTATACCAGCCGTCTTTAAACTCACATATAGCAGTTTCACTACTTAATGAAATCTCATCAAGCTTATCTTTGCCATACACAACCATACCACGCTTAACCCCAAGGCTCATTAAAACATTTGCAAGTGGGATTAATAAATGCTCATCATATACGCCTAAAACTTGCATAGATGGGCTTGCTGGATTTGTTAAAGGTCCAAGGATATTAAAAACCGTTCTAAATCCAAGCTCACGCCTTAAGGTTCCTACATATTTCATAGATGAGTGATAATTTTGTGCGAAAATAAAACAAAGTCCAACTTTATTTAATAATTCTACACATTTTTGTGGGCTTTGGTTGATATTTACTCCAAGTGCTTCAAAACAATCTGCTGTGCCACTTTTTGATGAGGCTGCACGGTTGCCATGTTTTGCTACTTTTACGCCACCACTAGCTACTACGATAGCTGATGTAGTAGAGATATTAAAACTATTTGAGCCATCTCCACCAGTTCCAACTAAATCAAGCACTTCTAAATTTACACAATCTACTTTTTGTGAATGTGCTCTCATAGCTGCTGCACAACCTGCTATTTCAGGTATGGTTTCGGCTTTTGTGCTTTTAGTTGATAGGGCTGCTAAAAAGGCTGCATTTTGAGTTTGGGTAGTATTACCACTCATAATTTCATTTATCACATTATACGCTTCATCATAAGTTAAATCTTCTTTGCTTACTATTTTTACAATGGCTTCTTTTATCATTATCCCTCCTTTAATAAAATTTCATTATATCACAAAATACGCCAAACATACGAAATTTGCTTAGTTTTACTATGATTCAAATATAAAACTAAATATTTTTTAAATATTCTTTTAGTTTTTCACTTTTAGGATTGTTAAAAAGTTCATTTTTATCGCCATATTCTATAATTTTTCCATCCTGCATAAAAACAATTTTATTGGCTATTCGCTTTGCTTGAGAAAGGTTGTGTGTAATTATTATAATTGTGTGATTTTTTACTAAATTTAAAAGTGTTTTTTCAATTATTTTTGTATTGTTAATATCAAGGTTTGAACAAGGTTCATCAAGTAATAATACTTTAGGATTTATGCTAAGTGTTCTTGCAATACATAATCTTTGCTTTTGACCACCACTTAAAATCAATGCACTTTTATTTAATTCATCTTTTATCTCATCATAAAGATTACATTCTTTTAAAAGATTTATCGCTAGATTATTTAAAACTTTTTTATCTTTTATTCCATGATAAATTGGAGCATATGTAAGATTTTGTAAAATTGACATAGGAAAAGGAGTTGCATTTTGAAGTAGCATTCCTACATTTTTTCTTAAAATATCTTTTTTTATAGTTTTGATATTTTGATTTTCAAAAAATATTTCTCCATTGTAATTTTCATTTATTAAGCTTATTGTATTTAAAAGTGTAGTTTTACCACTACCTGATTGACCTATAATTGCAGTAATTTTATTTTTTTCAAAATCAATATTAATGTTTTTTAAAATTTCTTTTTTATTTAAATTAACATATAAATTTTTAATTTCTATCATTTTTTGCCCCTAAAAAATAACTAAAACATAAAATAATTAGAACAATAACTAATAAAACTAAAGCAGTAGCATAAGCATTATCTATACAAAAACCTTGCGATGAAAGTATATAAATATGATTTGCAAGACTCATTGATGGCTTAAAAATATTAAAATTAACCCTAGAATTAATAACAGCCATACAAAACATAACAGCAGCAGTTGAACTAATAGCATAAGAAAAAGCTAAACTAAGCGTTAAAATTATATTTTTTATATTCTGTGGCAAAATAATCTTAAAAATAGTATAAATTTTGCTGACACCAAGTAAATAAGATGATAGAATAATCTCTTTAGATATATCATTAAAAGCTTTTTCAAATTTAAATAAAATCATAGGAAAAATCATTATTGCAAGTGTTAAGCCACCTGATAAAATAGATTTTGAAAAACCAAAATAAACACTAAAAATAGCATATCCAAACATTCCAATTACAATTGATGGCATACTCCCAATACACCTTATAAAAAAATGAATTACTGTTTTATATTTAATATTTTTTTCATAAAAAACTAAATATAAAGCACAACAAATTCCAAAAAATCCAGCTATTAATATAGCAATAAGCGATGATAAAATACTACCAATGATAGCAGGAGCTATACCACCACTACTTCCAAAAACATCACCTTGTGGAATTTGTGTTAAAAATTCAAAACTTACAAAGGCATAACCTTTATAAAATATATAAACAATCATAAAAAAAGCCACGCTTAAAATCAAGAAAGCACTAAAATAAACCCACAATAAAATTAAAAATTTATTCATATAAATTTCTTTTTTAAAAAATCAATCAAAATATTTATGCAAATTATCATAAAAACTAAAAAAAGCCCCATAGCAAATAAAGCTTGATAATGAGTGCTATTTACTTCTACCATACCCATTTCTAATGCTATTGTTGATGAGATGGTGCTTGATTTTCCAAATAAATTTGGAAAAATATGAGCATTGCCTATAACCATCATAACAGCCATTGTTTCTCCAATAGCTCTTCCTAAAGATAAAATTATGCCAACAAAAATACCTTTTAATGAATTTCGTATAATTATGCGTTGTATAAAATAAAATTTATCCACGCCTAAGGCATTTGATGATTTTTCGTATTTATTTTTTAAAATTTCTATAGTTTGAGTATTTACATTGATAATAAATGGTAAAACCATAATACTTAAAATAATCCCACCAGCTAAAACACTCTCTCCAGAACTTTTACCTAAAACTTCAAAACCTTTTACTAAAATACTAAGACCTAAAAATCCATAAACAACGGATGGGATAGATGCTAAAAATAAAACTAAAAAATTTAAAAAATCTTTAATCTTTTTAGGCACAAAAAAACATAAAAATATACTAAAACCAAAACCTATAGGTAAAGCTATAAATACGCCTAAAAAAGCTATATATAAAGTCCCGATAATGATATTAAAAGCACCAAATTTATTATAATTTGGTCGCCATTTATCACCTAAAATAAAATCAAAAAAAGAATAATCTTTAAAAAATAAAAAAGATTCTTTTGCCATAAACAAAATTATCAAAAAAACTATGGCAAAAGAAATAAAAGTAGCAAATTTTAAAAATCTCTTAAAATATATATCCTTATACAAAACAAATCTTTATTTTACAGGTATATATCCATTATCAGATATAGACTTTTTACCTTTTTTTGAATATATATAGTCAATAAAAGCTTTTTCTTGCTCCGATAAATCTCCATCTTTTATTACAAGTAAAGGGCGTTTTATAAAATAAGAATTATTTAAAATATTTTCAACACTAGGCTCTATTCCATCAACATTTAAAGCCTCTAATTTATCCTTATTTTGATTATAAACTCCAAATGAAGCATAACCTATAGCATATTTATTTTCAGTAATTTTTTTAACTAAAGCACCCATTGATGGAGCTATTATCACATCTTCTTTAACTTCTAAATCTTTCATAACACTTTTTTGAAAA is a window of Campylobacter sp. MG1 DNA encoding:
- the pstC gene encoding phosphate ABC transporter permease subunit PstC yields the protein MYKDIYFKRFLKFATFISFAIVFLIILFMAKESFLFFKDYSFFDFILGDKWRPNYNKFGAFNIIIGTLYIAFLGVFIALPIGFGFSIFLCFFVPKKIKDFLNFLVLFLASIPSVVYGFLGLSILVKGFEVLGKSSGESVLAGGIILSIMVLPFIINVNTQTIEILKNKYEKSSNALGVDKFYFIQRIIIRNSLKGIFVGIILSLGRAIGETMAVMMVIGNAHIFPNLFGKSSTISSTIALEMGMVEVNSTHYQALFAMGLFLVFMIICINILIDFLKKKFI
- a CDS encoding phosphate ABC transporter ATP-binding protein, whose translation is MIEIKNLYVNLNKKEILKNINIDFEKNKITAIIGQSGSGKTTLLNTISLINENYNGEIFFENQNIKTIKKDILRKNVGMLLQNATPFPMSILQNLTYAPIYHGIKDKKVLNNLAINLLKECNLYDEIKDELNKSALILSGGQKQRLCIARTLSINPKVLLLDEPCSNLDINNTKIIEKTLLNLVKNHTIIIITHNLSQAKRIANKIVFMQDGKIIEYGDKNELFNNPKSEKLKEYLKNI
- a CDS encoding PstA family ABC transporter permease codes for the protein MNKFLILLWVYFSAFLILSVAFFMIVYIFYKGYAFVSFEFLTQIPQGDVFGSSGGIAPAIIGSILSSLIAILIAGFFGICCALYLVFYEKNIKYKTVIHFFIRCIGSMPSIVIGMFGYAIFSVYFGFSKSILSGGLTLAIMIFPMILFKFEKAFNDISKEIILSSYLLGVSKIYTIFKIILPQNIKNIILTLSLAFSYAISSTAAVMFCMAVINSRVNFNIFKPSMSLANHIYILSSQGFCIDNAYATALVLLVIVLIILCFSYFLGAKNDRN
- the trpD gene encoding anthranilate phosphoribosyltransferase; protein product: MIKEAIVKIVSKEDLTYDEAYNVINEIMSGNTTQTQNAAFLAALSTKSTKAETIPEIAGCAAAMRAHSQKVDCVNLEVLDLVGTGGDGSNSFNISTTSAIVVASGGVKVAKHGNRAASSKSGTADCFEALGVNINQSPQKCVELLNKVGLCFIFAQNYHSSMKYVGTLRRELGFRTVFNILGPLTNPASPSMQVLGVYDEHLLIPLANVLMSLGVKRGMVVYGKDKLDEISLSSETAICEFKDGWYKSYTIKPEDFGLKRCLKSDILGGDAKENAQITRSILSGEEGHRKNVVLLNAGAALYVGGKVDTLKDGINLANELIKSKKALKTLEDLIKISNE